A region from the Brettanomyces bruxellensis chromosome 4, complete sequence genome encodes:
- the TUB2 gene encoding beta-tubulin: MNNSANTSIFALPGQCGNQIGAAFWENICNEHGLDAQGNYHGTSELQKSRLNVYFNEASSGKYVPRAVLVDLEPGTIDAVKSSKYGNLFRPDNMIYGQSSAGNVWAKGHYTEGAELVDSVMDVIRREAEGCDSLQGFQIAHSLGGGTGSGMGTLLISKIREEFPDRMMATFSVLPSPKVSDTVVEPYNATLSIHQLVENSDETFCIDNEALYNICVNTLKLPQPSYEDLNHLVSAVMSGVTTSLRFPGQLNSDLRKLAVNLVPFPRLHFFMVGYAPLTSTGSQSFRSLTVPELTQQLFDSKNMMAAADPRKGRYLTAAAFFRGNVSVKEVEDEMHKVQTKNADYFVDWIPNNVQSAVCSVPPVGLDMAATFIGNSTSIQQLFRRVGDQFSAMFRRKAFLHWYTSEGMDEMEFVEAESNMQDLVNEYQQYQDVSDADDEADADVNAAAEYADEAPMEDDQPAETEPAPAAAA; this comes from the exons ATGAATAATAGTGCGAATACATCTATATTTGCGTTGC CCGGTCAGTGTGGTAACCAGATTGGAGCAGCCTTCTGGGAAAATATCTGCAATGAGCACGGTCTCGATGCTCAGGGAAACTATCATGGCACGTCAGAACTTCAAAAATCAAGGCTTAACGTTTATTTCAACGAGGCCTCTTCGGGAAAATACGTCCCAAGAGCAGTCTTAGTGGATCTAGAGCCAGGTACAATCGACGCCGTCAAATCGTCGAAGTACGGCAACTTGTTCCGTCCTGATAACATGATTTATGGCCAGTCATCAGCCGGTAACGTGTGGGCTAAAGGCCACTATACGGAAGGTGCAGAATTGGTTGATTCGGTGATGGATGTGATCAGAAGAGAGGCAGAGGGATGCGACTCGCTTCAAGGATTCCAGATTGCACATTCGTTGGGTGGAGGTACGGGATCCGGAATGGGTACCTTGTTGATCTCCAAGATTAGAGAAGAGTTCCCTGACCGGATGATGGCCACATTTAGTGTTCTGCCTTCTCCAAAAGTTTCGGACACTGTCGTTGAGCCTTACAATGCGACGCTTTCGATCCACCAGTTGGTTGAGAATTCAGATGAGACATTCTGTATCGACAATGAGGCCCTTTACAACATCTGCGTCAACACACTTAAGCTTCCACAGCCTTCGTACGAAGATCTCAACCACCTTGTTTCTGCAGTTATGTCTGGCGTTACGACTTCTCTTCGTTTCCCAGGTCAGCTTAACTCCGACCTCCGGAAATTGGCCGTTAATTTGGTTCCATTTCCTCGTCTCCACTTCTTTATGGTTGGATATGCTCCATTGACGTCGACCGGATCACAGTCGTTCCGCTCGTTAACAGTTCCAGAGTTGACCCAACAGTTGTTCGATTCAAAGAACATGATGGCAGCCGCCGATCCTCGAAAGGGCAGATATTTGACTGCTGCTGCCTTTTTCCGGGGTAACGTGTCTGTGAAGGAGGTCGAGGACGAAATGCACAAGGTGCAGACGAAAAATGCAGACTACTTTGTCGATTGGATACCTAACAATGTTCAATCTGCAGTCTGTTCAGTTCCTCCTGTCGGTTTGGACATGGCTGCCACCTTTATTGGCAATTCCACCTCCATCCAACAGCTTTTCAGACGTGTTGGTGATCAGTTTAGTGCCATGTTCAGAAGAAAGGCCTTCTTGCACTGGTACACGTCCGAGGGAATGGACGAAATGGAGTTTGTGGAGGCAGAATCCAACATGCAGGACTTGGTCAACGAGTACCAGCAGTACCAGGATGTTAGtgatgctgatgatgaggcAGATGCTGATGTTAATGCTGCTGCTGAGTATGCTGATGAGGCTCCAATGGAAGATGATCAGCCTGCTGAGACTGAGCCTGCTCCTGCAGCTGCTGCCTGA
- a CDS encoding uncharacterized protein (BUSCO:EOG09264GQZ), producing MPFSVLQAAKAAALDKELMSTCGYSIDQLMELAGLSVAQSVYKSYPPKTNPNCVVLCGPGNNGGDGLVAARHLKLFGYKQLKVYYPRPSKKPLFLNLEKQLAQFKIEVISKDDDQFSELNRELETSDIVIDALFGFSFHAPMRAPFDGVLSNMLKAQEKGKKVVAVDIPSGWDVNEGPNNVQVAKYQPDVLISLTAPKPAALKLKKEARHFWGGRFISEDIAKRWGIEIPDYPGVDETVEVENN from the coding sequence atgCCATTTAGTGTACTACAGGCAGCAAAAGCAGCAGCATTGGACAAGGAGCTCATGTCCACATGCGGCTACTCAATTGACCAGTTAATGGAGCTTGCGGGTTTGTCGGTGGCCCAATCTGTTTACAAGAGCTATCCTCCAAAGACGAATCCAAACTGTGTTGTTCTATGTGGACCGGGAAACAACGGAGGTGATGGTTTAGTTGCAGCCAGGCATCTTAAGCTATTTGGATACAAGCAACTGAAAGTGTACTATCCACGGCCTTCAAAAAAACCGCTTTTCCTAAATTTGGAGAAGCAGTTGGCACAATTTAAGATCGAAGTGATCTCGAAGGACGACGATCAGTTTTCGGAGCTCAATCGGGAGTTGGAAACCAGCGACATTGTCATTGATGCACTGTTTGGCTTCTCTTTTCATGCTCCAATGAGGGCTCCTTTTGATGGTGTGTTATCCAATATGTTGAAAGCGCAggaaaagggaaagaagGTCGTGGCTGTGGATATTCCATCTGGATGGGATGTCAATGAGGGCCCAAACAATGTGCAGGTTGCAAAATACCAGCCAGATGTTCTTATTTCATTGACTGCTCCAAAGCCAGCAgctttgaagttgaagaaagaggCAAGACACTTCTGGGGAGGCCGATTTATCTCCGAGGATATTGCCAAGAGGTGGGGAATCGAGATTCCTGATTATCCGGGGGTTGACGAGACGGTTGAGGTGGAGAATAATTGA
- a CDS encoding uncharacterized protein (MEROPS:MER0000727) yields the protein MAHAADKISLESITKWSQEYKNDQVGRLAGSVFQHGNMNELLINRAREVADSHVFNNKIDPEGAPVTDQKRSGRCWLFASTNLLRLNVIHKYNMKECRLSPAYLFFYDKLEKANYFLEQIIDTYKMDINSRLVQYFLSDPIGDGGQFTMMTHIVDKYGLVPYDVYPDAFNATKSMIMDKFITSKLRSYAKTLRDKLSSGASIDADKLEMQHDIYRLMCIFLGEPPKPDEQFTWDFYDKDKKFHSVKATPKSFVSENVDFKTSEYVSLLNDPRNPYKRVIQIDRLGNVFGASPVSYLNMDTSVLSQAVVNRIKKNKPVFFGTDTPKFMDTKRGIMDIDLWDYKLIGYDQRSLDKASRVLYGDSLMTHAMLITGVHLDEDGKPVRYRVENSWSDKSGHEGYYTMTQDYFNQYVYQVVVEKDDIPELVPLLEDKQVIHLPPYDPMGALA from the coding sequence ATGGCACACGCAGCAGATAAAATCAGCTTGGAAAGCATCACGAAGTGGTCGCAAGAGTATAAGAATGACCAAGTTGGCCGTTTGGCAGGGTCAGTTTTCCAGCATGGAAACATGAATGAACTCTTGATCAACAGGGCAAGGGAGGTGGCCGATTCGCATGTTTTCAACAACAAGATTGACCCAGAAGGTGCCCCAGTGACAGACCAGAAGCGTTCGGGAAGATGTTGGTTGTTCGCATCAACAAATCTACTTAGACTAAATGTGATCCACAAATACAACATGAAGGAGTGCCGTTTGAGCCCTGCATACTTGTTCTTCTACGACAAACTCGAGAAGGCAAACTACTTCCTCGAGCAGATCATCGACACGTACAAGATGGACATCAACTCGAGACTAGTGCAGTACTTCTTGTCGGATCCGATTGGCGACGGTGGCCAATTCACCATGATGACTCACATCGTCGACAAATACGGCCTGGTTCCGTACGATGTGTACCCAGACGCCTTCAATGCGACAAAGTCGATGATTATGGACAAGTTCATCACGTCGAAGTTGCGGTCCTACGCCAAAACTTTGCGTGACAAGCTCAGCAGCggcgcgtcgatcgacgcagaCAAGCTTGAGATGCAGCATGACATCTACCGGTTGATGTGCATCTTCTTGGGCGAGCCTCCAAAGCCCGACGAGCAGTTCACCTGGGATTTCTACGATAAGGACAAGAAGTTCCACAGTGTGAAAGCCACGCCAAAGAGCTTTGTGTCAGAAAACGTCGATTTTAAGACCTCCGAGTACGTTTCCTTGTTGAACGATCCAAGAAATCCTTACAAACGCGTCATTCAGATCGACAGACTAGGCAACGTGTTCGGTGCCAGCCCTGTTTCCTACTTGAATATGGACACCAGTGTGCTTTCGCAGGCTGTGGTGAACAGaatcaagaaaaacaaGCCTGTTTTCTTCGGTACCGACACGCCAAAGTTCATGGATACCAAGCGCGGAATCATGGACATCGACTTGTGGGATTACAAGCTCATTGGCTATGATCAGAGGTCGCTCGACAAGGCTTCACGTGTTCTCTATGGTGATTCTCTCATGACTCACGCCATGTTGATCACAGGAGTGCACttggatgaagatggaaagccTGTGCGTTACCGGGTGGAGAACAGCTGGTCCGATAAGTCCGGCCACGAGGGTTACTACACCATGACCCAGGATTACTTCAACCAGTACGTTTACCAGGTTGTT